Within the Miscanthus floridulus cultivar M001 chromosome 2, ASM1932011v1, whole genome shotgun sequence genome, the region CGTTGCTGCCATGAAACTTTGGGACTGGCCATGAGACATATATTTCTTATATATTCCATTAGATGATGCCTCATTCATTGGATAACAATTCCCCCCAGTCACATAAACTATTTTTACAACTTGGTTTGTCTATGTTTATAAGTATGCAATCTAGTTTCCTCCATCAAATTgtgttcttttttcttttttggctTGTTGTAATGTATGCATCATTTTTCTGTTGGCGAGAAGCAAGCACTTAATTGCTTGTTTTCTTCATTTGTTTAATATTCTAAGAGGTACTCAGTGATGGAAGGACCACGAGGTTCTCCGGCTTTATATGTTTGCATGTCCCTAAGCAAACATCATAAAAGAAGCTTCTTTGTTGTTCAGGCTTTCTCCTTTTGAAGAATTTCTCCATCTGGAAGCAGTCTCATATTCCACTGCCCTAGGTAGCGGCATTGCTGCCATGAAACTTTGGGACTGGCCATGAGAATATTTCTTATATTTCATTGTAATACAATGCCAACATTGTATAATCACATTCTTAGTTTCTTACCTAAGCCATCAGCAGGGCATTGCATTGTTTCTGCATTTGGACATTTTGATTATCTTCCTTTTCATATTCATCCTACCTGATCATGTATCTCTGAAAGATGTTGTCAATGTGAATGTTTGCTCTATATAGATGTCTAAAAGGCTTCATCTTAGTTATATCCTTTTCCATAGTTTTATAGATAAAGATGTTTCATGATGGCCTTAACATAATGTGATAACCATCTTTTGTGACTTTAACAACAAAGTTATCAGATGTTGCTATTCAATCTGCTGTGTTGTGTAGCCTCACCATGTTTGTACTCAGTTGCTTTTCCATTTATTTTCTTCTGTTAACTCATAGTAGGCACCTAAGTCTTGAtctgtttgtttttcttttggctaGTAGGGCCTTTCATTGCTTGTTCTATTCATATTTTTCTGCTTAATTTTAGTACTACGTGTTCTAGGACACTCAATAATATTTTTCCCTCCATCCAAAGTAATTCCCTAGATAGCGATGTTGATATTTTTTCCCTCCATCCAAAGTTGTCTAATATTCCCTAGATAGCGATGTTGCTGCCATGGAGCTTTGGGTCTAGCCATGAGACAGTTTTATTATGCTTTATCATGTCTAACTAATTACTAGTTTGTTGTGAAATGTCATTTGTGGGTTGTCACTGTTACTTCTCTATGTATGTTTTAATTAGCTTCGCATAACCTGCAGTCTATCTGATCATGCAGAAGGGGTTGAGATAGTTCCCTTGTGCTCCTTATTAGGCCCCATTTTAACCTGTTTTGTACTCCGTACCTCAACATCTGTGATAATGTACTTGAGTGAACATATGTGGAAATGTACTTGAGTAATGTACTTCAAGGGAAAAAGCGCACAATTAAGAGGCTGGCTTTGCACTTATGTAGTCAGTTCAGTGATGCACTGGCGCTATGATCTTGTTTTCTGTGACTCCGATTTGTGCTTTTGTATGGCCATTTCAGTATTCAGCCTGCGATCTATCCCATAATTTCCTATTAATCAGTTATAGCGTCTTAACAGTTTGGTAAATATACTCCCAAATCTCAAATCTCTTTCTACGCTACGCTGGTGTGTTGGCGCCCCTAGCTACGCCACGTACAATGCGAGCGCTTAATAACTCTTACTTTTCTCTCCTCTGAAGCGTTTGTTGCATTGCACAAATCCTTATCCACATGTTCCCTAGCGTTGTTTTCTTTCCTCGGCGCTCAGTTATGTGTTTGGCAGCCCTAGCGTTGATTTTTTTTCCCTCAGTGTTCCATGTTGCCCTCGACTTTTTCGTTTCGGAGGCTCTGGCCTCTAGGTGTGAGTTATGGTGCCGGGATGCTAGTCATGGGCTCATGGCTCTGCCGCCGTCTATGAGGTGGGCTGTAATTAGAATTCCGACCACTATTTTCAGATCTAGCTATGTTAAGGTTTCTGGGTGTGAGCTAGGGTACCGAGATGACCGACAATGACAGCGAATTATTTCATCCATGGTCAGAGGCTCGGTATGTATGGAAGACGATGGTGTGTGTATGATTTTTCGGAACAATTTTAAAAGAAACTGTTGGTGGAGTGTATTTCTTGTATACCCAATAATTTTATTTAGAaatatttcaaaaccatttttgTTACTCAAATTTTAGATGTTATTGGAGATGCTCTGATTTTGAATGGGAAATGCGACGATGGAGCTGAAAATGAAAATGCATCAGGTTTGTTTCTATTAAGATAAGAAGGCAAGTACAAATCTCTATATTCAAGCGTTATTTTCTTCAAAACTCTCAACTATACCCGAGGTTCTATCGTAAGTTGGTGAAATCAGATTCGCATACAATAAAAAAGACTACTTACACTCAAGCGGGGCAATTTATAACCTATACAGGATCAGTTATTCCGTGGGACCAAATAACCAAAAGTACGGCTCCCTTTGAAATCTGCACAAAATTAGAAAACCGAAACCGGAAAGTTTAGCCATCGTCGTCTGGATGCGTTTGCGTTACATCCAGGATTCAACAGTGTGGTTGTACATGTAGGAGTTCATCCCGTTGATGTGCGCCTGCAGGGCGTCGGGATCCAGTATGTCTTCTGCCTTCATGCCGgcctgaattttttttaaaaaaaaacacagacacacacacacacaatattCTGTGAAATTATCAATTGACGCATTTAAAGACATATATTTTTACTTCTAATAAGTACTCGTAGCATTAACTTCATACACGCAGTTTTGTAAAATTTGCTCGGAATTTTGTGTTTCACGTTGGAGCACTTACCATGTGGTTGTATTCCTCGTGGTTCTGCATCACCCTCGACGGCTCGCCGTAGTCGTCATTCTTGGCGAATCTGCCGCGGACGCGGGGCCTGCTGTCCGCCAGGGTCTTTCTGCAAGCGTACTGCAATTGTTGGGGGGTGCAATGGCGTCAGCAGCATGCATGGCCGCAGTGGAATTTTGAAACGCTCAAAGCGGTGCATGGCGTCACCTTGATCTTCTTGCTGAAGTTGCGTTCGTTCCGCTTCTTGATGTACCTGTGGATCTTCTCCCGTCTCTCCTCCACTGTGATGCGGGCGCTCTTGAAGTTGGCGTCCTCCAGGCTGGACgcctccgtcgccgccgccggcagccGCCCGGGGCTCATGCTGCCGCGGCCCATCTGGCGCGCACCACCAACAAACGTGTCATGCATGCAAGTCATGGTCATGGATGCGCTACGCGATGCATGAACTCTGGGTTGGGTTCATCATGCCATGCCGTGCGTTCGATCTGGCGCTCAACTCTACCTGCATTTCCCCGGCGTTGCCGCCGAACGCCAtctgcgccgcggcggcggcggcggcggagtccgCGTCGGGGCTGTGCGTGGCGGCCAGCGCGGCGCTGGCGCTCTCCATCATCCGCTGGTACTCGCCGatctcctccatccccatcatgGACATCATCATGCCGCCGCAACCGGTCCCGAAGTAGCAGCCCTGCGCGGCGGTTTCCATCATGCCGGCCGGGAGCAACGCGCCGGGCTGCggctgtggctgctgctgctgctggcacaGGGCCTCGTCCAGGCCCACGTACCCTCCTCcggccgccattgccgccgcgaaGCACTCGTCGGTGTACCCTGACGACGCTACGTGCAGCAGCTCGGACGCCGTGCTGCTCATCTGCGTCTGCAGACACGGGTGTTCCGCCGCGCCGGCCACTGGAAGCACCACCGGTACCTGCGCGAACTGCTGCTCGGGCTGAGGCTCAtctccggccgccgccgccgtgaacTGGTAGTTGATGGGGAGGAGGAGTTCAGTGTCAGGAACTGGTGGGTCTTCTTCTTCGAGGAGAGCCGAGAGGGTGGAGTCCAGGGACGGCATCGGGGAGAAGgccgaggcagcggcggcggccgcggcggcgcccAGCGACACGTTGTCGCCGTGGCCGCAGGGCGCGGGAGGCGTTGTTACGGACGACGACGAGGCATCCTCTGATGATGCCGTGAACATGTCCGAGGCCGTGTTCACGGCCGCGAAGAGGTCGCCGCCGCTGCCATCGCCGCAGAAGTCTAGGATGTGCGCCGCTATGGGGCTCGAGATGCCATCCTGCTAAAATTCAGAAGCAAACCAACTTGTCAGCAACATGCGTTTCAGAACAAGTTTACGTTTGATCAACAAGAATAACTGTGTATTGCAAACCTGCAGGGTGAAAATTTTAATCATCGTATAGTTCTAAAAACTGCCTAACTGAGAACTCTTTTTTTAGAACTCACACAAGATTTGCGCCGATCTTAAAATGAAAACTGCTACCTGATAAGCATTGCGCAGTGATTCTTTTATAATCTTTCTTTTTAGCTAGGGAATCAAATGCCGTACAGTTGTATTTGCAACAGTAATGTTCTATTTGCCATCTCTCTAAGCATGGCAAAACAGTACACGATATGTATGCTGGCGAATGTCACTGTTAGGATTAGAGAATTTAGGGGGAAAACAGCTTCAATAATCAAAATTCCCAGTGAAATGGATATGAAGTCCATCGAGACCAACAAGCGAAAACAATCAAGTCGAGGAATATATTCTCTTGGTACCGCAGGGGTCCAAAAGCTGAAAGATGTCTTCTTGATCTTGTGTCTTTTTTTGCTTTTCTAGGATAGGCACCAAACAATTATTGCAGCACATACACATTGGTCTAGCAAGAACAAAGCATGCATGCAATCCAATAAAGGAATCCTGATCAAGAAAAAGCATGGGCAACAAGTGGGGAAAACGGCATGCAACAATCAAGAAACCGTTGAAACAAAGGTCCCCCACAAAGGCTTGGAACTCTCAAACAATTCCAGGGAACACATTAGCCTAATGTTAGTGCAGGAGATTTACAGTGAAGGGATGGTCGTCGAGCATGGCGGATCACGAACTCCTGCGGGTAACAAGGAGAATTCCGCTTGTCCCTTCTGCTGTTGTTGAAGGAGGGTATGATCAAATAGGAGGGGGTTGAAGACAGGATACAGAAAACTTGTAGATCATGCAAATGGCAATAGCTTCTATTTATAATGCTGAAAGACGAAGCAACAGAAAGTTTATAGGCTATATATAGCCCATAAGAGCCGGCAAGAACTTTGGATTCAACAAGCAAACAACACTAGTTGCCTATTTAGGAGAGGGGTTTACAGACATGTCATATTATTGTTAAAATCTTAATTCGTGTGATGTTTTAGCTAAAACATAGATGGGCAAAATAGCTATTTTTGTGCATACTATGTGTTGTAATTTAGCTCATGAGCAACTACTTAACCGCCTCTCCGTGTCTCTCCAAGATTAGTTACCCCTTACTCCTAGCTCGCTTTTGACCGAGACGTCATTTTAAGTCCCTTTTCCCCCTTTGCGAGTAATAAAATGGGGAGAATTTTTTTCTTGCTTGTGATCATTGGGAAAAAAATATATACTTAGTTTAGTTATATATAAGCTCTGGACTATGATTGTCACAAATTTAAAGTTTTTTCATGAACACCGATATTTGGAGAGCCCACCTTCCAATCATGAAAATTCACATAAGCATGTGTGTCTCTTTTAAAAAGTAGTCATATAATTTTGCAAAACATTTCTTTGCTCTTACTAAATTGTTACTATCTTTTGTATAGTAACCTAGAAACCATATCAACAAAAAACGTGTGCACAAAGACCTAAGTAGCTAGGAATAGGAAAGCGAAAAGACATTCTTGCTTTAGCATGAGCATCAACAACCCCTAGGTTGGTGACATATCAAGCCAACCATCAGTTTTGGCAGATGCTTCCGAAGAACTAGATGCCGGACGTCATAGAAAGTAATAAAGTGCATGCAAGATGTGTAGTACGTGATTATGCAGCAAACCGTAGGAGAAAGCCATCTCTCATTTTCAATAATCCAGTTCTTTAATGAGTCTTCAGGATTGGATGATGATTCAATCCAAAATGCACATAGTGTGAATCAAGCATTCATTGGTATAGAGATGATAGAATTATGAAGAAGGGACACACATGAAGTTAGAAAATTGTATGCGATCTTTTAGGACGAGAAACAACTTAAAAGCGACTCTGTATGGTAAACAAGATTGTTATCTTCATAATACTTACTAGTCTAAATAAAAGAATTAAATTCCTTTTAAACAAAAAGCATGATATGTACCTTGGTCAACTACAAACACTACACAAAGCTACAAACAAACAACTGGTATCCTATCAGTTTTAGTAAGAACAACAAATTAGTCTAATATTTTAGTGGCAATCAAATTGAAGAAGCCAAATGTAATAGAGAAGTTGAAGGAAGTTACACTGCATAATTCAGAGAAAGGTGTCTTGACCCAACCCATCAGGGACATCATCTTCACTTAACTTTGTATAAAATCAGTGGAATGGGCACTAGTACCTCCTATCAATGATATACTAACAAGAGAAAAGCAAAGGAAAGTTATGGAAACAAGAGAGTCTGCTAAGGACATAGGAGAACACAACGTACATATATAGCAGTCTAGCATGAAGAATAAACTTTGGTGTGGGGTATATGGTTTACATGGAGGTACGAAGTCATGCCTTGCTTTCTTGCATATCTAGCCTGGATCCAATGTGAGGTGGCTAGATTGAAGGGTGTGTGTGTTCACATCTCTTTGCAGATACAGAATAATTAGTATTATTTTTTTGCTAATGAGAAGACAGTAATATGAAATGTGACAAAACACCTGATTTTTTGTACATGCTCATCTCCAtagagtacacacacgtggtatCGAATCTTATTACTGTCTACCTTTGATATTATGAGTAAAAGTGCGAATGACGGCTACTGTGCATATGCATGCTTCGTGATTAGCTAAAATTCAGAATTATCATTTTTAATGGGGGTAATTGCATTCTCACGTATAATTTCCCAACTCAAAATTGTGATTTACCTCTTCTTCAAAATTTTCTATCGTATTTTAGAGTGACCAGCCTAAAATTTTGTCATCGTTAGTGGAGCCATAGTAAATGTatcatttttaaaaaaatagaaaaaacaaaaacaagaaaaaacattatttttttcaaaaagttTCGCGCCATGGATTACATTTATTTTTATTGCAAATTTATTTTTACACGTCTCTATGGCAACAAATCAAGATACATAATAGGTAACCATGTTATTGAAGGATTAAAATAATAACGTCTGACTTTCTTTTTGTAATTTTTATTGTGACAACTCGTTGCTCTAGAACAATTGTAACTAACACTCAAGAGAAACACATGTAAAATATTGACTATCGATCACCTCTAGCATCTGCAACTCAAGTTAAATTGAGGAGGCTAGCTGAAACCAAATATAAGTTTACTACGACTATTGTAATCAGGTTTATTTTTCTAGAGATAAAACAACTCTCTTCCTATAAAAATTCGTGAAAACTCAATAAGATCTTAAACATATATACCTTGAAATCACAATAAGGATAGACCAAAAGTTCTCATAAAAAAATATCCATATACATGCAGGTCCTCTTAAAACCGAGTGACAGCGTTATAGGTGATTTTGGGATAAACAAAATCTTCAGTTTAAAATTGAAAGAGGACAAAACCACAAGGTTAGAGAAGTATAtataggaaaaaagaaaaaaaatcatatttATAATTTGAAAGTAGTGTTTTTTTTTGGCGAACGTGAGTTCGAAAGTAGTTGTAAAACACGCAGGTCCGCTCTTTATATATAGCTTGTATATGCGCGTCGAAAAGAGATTTTTTTTtccagaaatgctatacaacacagatgtgttttagcataaaaaacacatggattttctgtctctctccctctctcttttcaaGTGTGGCCAACCGTTCATCTTGGAGCCGACCGCTTCCGATGGTCCCACACGCGGCCGCAGAAACGAAATGGGCCAGAGTCGTGGGAGTAGTACTCGTAGAAAAGCAAGCAGGCAGTTCGCAGTCGTCAGCGTCACAGTCCTAGGCGCGATTTGTTCTCTTGTCCTTGcatagaaaaaattgtttcttgtgatatgtggatctgtggatcttgtgatttgtgattgtctggagaTAAAAGAagactagaggtagaagaagaccgGAGGTAAAAGGAGGACTGaggttgttggatcttaattctatgatgtaaaaaaattcatgtgttgaaactacataaaacacatggttgttggctaAACAGACTTTTTTTTAAAGAACTTTTGATGTTCCGTTTGGATCACGACAGATGTGCGTGCTGGCCGGCCGCAGCAACACTCGTGGACGCAAGGAATGTGCACCGCATCCATCAGAGGCGGCGTCTATCTCTGTGCGTTGCCAGGGCCACGGGGATTGGCGGACGACTGGATGGACGCCGAAACAGATACAGAAGCCTGCTCGACGTACGGAACAGGGAACACCGTACCAGGCGTCCGCACTGTTCGACACCTCGGCGCTTGTACGTGCACACAACACACGCTGCTGGATCGCATGGACAAAGGGCCCGGGATTCGTACGTAAACACTAAACAGGCCACAGAAAAGCTCGGGGCGCCGATGGAGACGTACTGACAACCAGCGCGCTACTGCATGCAGGGTGTGCCACGGGCCAACCAGCGCGCGACAGGCCCCTGCGCCAATGGAACCTGGTCGGCCGGCCTCAATCCGCCAGGCCTGCAGCGTGACACGTCGTAGCCAAAAGCTCGTACGGCCTGCCGGAGCCCGGAGGCGGCGGCGTCCGGAAACATGAGAGGGAGACAGAGATCTTCGTAGGCGTCACCGAGTGATGCAAAATTCCAGGACAACATCCGATGCGATTCTTCATCACCATGGATTCCATGGTGATCGATTTCGGGAGATATTACTGCTGGATCTCAGTGTTTTGTGCTGACAAATTAGCACCGAGAAGAGAAGGATTTGATCGGAGACGAAGCTGGCACGCGTACCACGATGTCCATTGTCGTCCATGCATCTCTTGTACGTATCCTTTCAAAGGACGAATCAATGCCTTTCAATCAAAGGATAAACGGTGCATGCTAGCAAATCTGGTTTCAAACAAACAAAAGAAAGATTGGATCGTTTACTTCCAACGATAGCGGACAACAGAGGCCTGCACAAGTAGTCAAGTACACACGCACCGAACGGAACGGAACCAATGCCCTGCTCTGCTAGCTGCTCCTCAGTGTCGTCCGTCTCGCCCGCCCTTATCTCTAGCCAAGTACCGATCCTTGGCCACGCAGCACGGCAGCACGCCCCTAGCAGCTCATGCGTATAGCTCCGCCCGGGGCATCCCGAATCCTGCCTCTGCATCACTAGGCCAAATCCTCATGGCCCAGGACATGTTCCACCTTTCTCTTATACTGCGACTAACTTGCACGTATAATGCACGCAAGTAGCTTGATTGATCGGCAGCCCTGTCGAAATCGAGGTGAGGGCCGACCGTCATATACGTGCTACAAAGATCAGAGATCCATATAGCTAGCTAGGTAGCCTGGCCACCCGGCTGAAAGATACTTCTCTCTGCCCGTGCAAAGGGGAGCGCTAGCTAGCCGCACCGTTCCACCCTGCACCAATCTGGACCGCGGGCTCCGGGTGCCACCGACTTGGCGCTACACGGGCCTCGGCGCTCTCTCGCCTGTCGGTTCACGGCGGGTTCAGTCTACCGCTGTTGGGGGAAAAAAAAATCTATGCACTCTGTGCTGTAGATCAGCCCCGTGCAGCGCCTTATCAGTGCCGTCCAAACCGCATGCAGATCCCCACACCACATGCAGATCAGCTCGCATGCATGCGTGGTGAAGTCGTGATGGCCGAAAACACCGGCCGCACGAGACCACAGACGGTTGCGCTGCGAAGGATCTCCCAAGCGTCCATCAGGTTGCATCAACGGCAGTGATAAGGTGCTGCACGAGCTTGTTGATCTACATCACGAATGCATCAAATACATGAAGACCTTTTGCTAAAAGAAAAACCTTTTGCACGGATCTTGGAAATTTGGAATACAAATGGAAAGGGGGTGGTCACAAGTGCGAGGGAGCACCAAGATCGGTGCATTTAGTTCTAGTGTTCATTCATGTATAATTTGTGATTACAATCAATGAATCAATCCAAATCTATAAACTCTATAAAGCTAGACCCCACTAGCTATTTCTCTCACCTAATCAATCCACTATCGGATGCATTTATGACTAACTAGCATTTGCAACTATGATCTACATGTTAGCATGACACGTCATCCACTAACATGCATGTAGTTGTCCACGTCAGCGTGCCACGTCATCCACTAACATTAACTTATAATTGTTGATCCCTTTGTAtaagtaattttattctaaataATCAGCAATTTCCGCGGCAACGCGCGGGGTATTCACCTAGTACAATGAAACACATTACTAGGAAAAATTAATGATATGACAACATTTGGTTTGTCCACTGAAAAGTTTGAAAAAATTAGTCAAGAAAGCGTATCATTATAATGTCACCTGCTACGTAAAAGTTAAATTTTATGGAATGATCTTTGAAATTTGAATCCAAAATTCTAATTTGTCTTGATTTTGAAACATTAAAGTCAAATATTTGAAGGTTAGATAGAAAAGTAATATAGAAATTCAAATAAAACTAAAATCTAAAGTAAAATACAATTGTGTATATTTAAAAAGCACAACTTTTGGTAACTAAATTGTGAACTTCAAttatttaaaaatccaaaatttagAGTTTAGGAGTTCTGACTTCATTAAACAAAAAGTTGAATATTGGACCAAACTTAATATTTAAAATGCATATGCTATTTTTCCATCATAATATAAAAAGAAAACAATAGAGTAACGGTGGCTCCGTTACCTTAGCCCGTGATTCGCTTTGTTTATTACTAGACCTGCACAAATTAAGCCCGGCCCGAACCCGACGGGTTTggcctgtaacaccccagtgttaagtattgcatttggcatttgcatttcatgagcacaagcatcatccaagcattcatgagcatgagcatatgaagtttcatttcatttaccttctctttatcacatgggatgttgctcatatacttaattatgcttgtgatcacatgtgaccaatgtatgagatagttgtgaggtcaccaaaataccttagacacatctagaatgatatttggaacaatgtttatattcatgacttaagccaattttgcttcAAGTGTTGTTGAAATGcaattttcatgatgctagtttgactaaagttgaaaagtagtttagagagcttgcatggctgtgtgacctaaataaaagttgtagttcttgtcacgagtaacaaactttatttaagggtca harbors:
- the LOC136538975 gene encoding uncharacterized protein isoform X3; amino-acid sequence: MLDDHPFTQDGISSPIAAHILDFCGDGSGGDLFAAVNTASDMFTASSEDASSSSVTTPPAPCGHGDNVSLGAAAAAAAASAFSPMPSLDSTLSALLEEEDPPVPDTELLLPINYQFTAAAAGDEPQPEQQFAQVPVVLPVAGAAEHPCLQTQMSSTASELLHVASSGYTDECFAAAMAAGGGYVGLDEALCQQQQQPQPQPGALLPAGMMETAAQGCYFGTGCGGMMMSMMGMEEIGEYQRMMESASAALAATHSPDADSAAAAAAAQMAFGGNAGEMQMGRGSMSPGRLPAAATEASSLEDANFKSARITVEERREKIHRYIKKRNERNFSKKIKYACRKTLADSRPRVRGRFAKNDDYGEPSRVMQNHEEYNHMAGMKAEDILDPDALQAHINGMNSYMYNHTVESWM
- the LOC136538975 gene encoding uncharacterized protein isoform X1, which codes for MMSLMGWVKTPFSELCSQDGISSPIAAHILDFCGDGSGGDLFAAVNTASDMFTASSEDASSSSVTTPPAPCGHGDNVSLGAAAAAAAASAFSPMPSLDSTLSALLEEEDPPVPDTELLLPINYQFTAAAAGDEPQPEQQFAQVPVVLPVAGAAEHPCLQTQMSSTASELLHVASSGYTDECFAAAMAAGGGYVGLDEALCQQQQQPQPQPGALLPAGMMETAAQGCYFGTGCGGMMMSMMGMEEIGEYQRMMESASAALAATHSPDADSAAAAAAAQMAFGGNAGEMQMGRGSMSPGRLPAAATEASSLEDANFKSARITVEERREKIHRYIKKRNERNFSKKIKYACRKTLADSRPRVRGRFAKNDDYGEPSRVMQNHEEYNHMAGMKAEDILDPDALQAHINGMNSYMYNHTVESWM
- the LOC136538975 gene encoding uncharacterized protein isoform X2; this translates as MMSLMGWVKTPFSELCSDGISSPIAAHILDFCGDGSGGDLFAAVNTASDMFTASSEDASSSSVTTPPAPCGHGDNVSLGAAAAAAAASAFSPMPSLDSTLSALLEEEDPPVPDTELLLPINYQFTAAAAGDEPQPEQQFAQVPVVLPVAGAAEHPCLQTQMSSTASELLHVASSGYTDECFAAAMAAGGGYVGLDEALCQQQQQPQPQPGALLPAGMMETAAQGCYFGTGCGGMMMSMMGMEEIGEYQRMMESASAALAATHSPDADSAAAAAAAQMAFGGNAGEMQMGRGSMSPGRLPAAATEASSLEDANFKSARITVEERREKIHRYIKKRNERNFSKKIKYACRKTLADSRPRVRGRFAKNDDYGEPSRVMQNHEEYNHMAGMKAEDILDPDALQAHINGMNSYMYNHTVESWM
- the LOC136538975 gene encoding uncharacterized protein isoform X4; the protein is MLDDHPFTDGISSPIAAHILDFCGDGSGGDLFAAVNTASDMFTASSEDASSSSVTTPPAPCGHGDNVSLGAAAAAAAASAFSPMPSLDSTLSALLEEEDPPVPDTELLLPINYQFTAAAAGDEPQPEQQFAQVPVVLPVAGAAEHPCLQTQMSSTASELLHVASSGYTDECFAAAMAAGGGYVGLDEALCQQQQQPQPQPGALLPAGMMETAAQGCYFGTGCGGMMMSMMGMEEIGEYQRMMESASAALAATHSPDADSAAAAAAAQMAFGGNAGEMQMGRGSMSPGRLPAAATEASSLEDANFKSARITVEERREKIHRYIKKRNERNFSKKIKYACRKTLADSRPRVRGRFAKNDDYGEPSRVMQNHEEYNHMAGMKAEDILDPDALQAHINGMNSYMYNHTVESWM